ATTAACTAAATGAATTTCATCATCTACCTGAAGCCCACCAAATTCAGCTGGGCTGCCTTTTTGCACATGACCAAGGCGCATGGTCTCTGCAGGTCTGAACGGTTTAATACCGATATCAACAATGGGGTTGCCGTCGTCTTTTAACTGCCAATTAGATAAATCGAGATACGTTTGTTGATAGCCTATATTATCGTCTTTAACACTAACGCGTACTTGCTGCTCGCCAATATTTTCCATCAAAACCAATAAGGTTTCACGCCAGCCATATACGTCTTTGTCGTTTATCGCGGTAATCTGTTGTCCTGCTTGCAACCTTGCTTGCTCTGCTAAGCTGCCAGGCACCACCTCGCCAATAACAGGCAGAAGTGAGCGCACACCAACCATAAACATAATGGCAGATACAATAATGGCGAAAATAAAATTCGCCATTGGTCCTGCCGCAACCACCGCAATGCGTTGGTAAACTGATTTGTTATTGAACGCTAAATGACGTTCATCGCTCGCAACCTCTTCAACACGTTCATCGAGCATTTTCACGTAACCACCCAGTGGGATCGCCGCGACAACGTATTCGGTGCCGAGTTTGTCGTGCCATTTAAACAAAGGTTTGCCAAAACCAATTGAAAAACGCAGCACTTTAACACCACAGCGCCTTGCTACCCAAAAGTGACCATATTCATGAACGACAACAATAATGCCAATGACTAATATAAACGACAGTAAGTTCCACAAAAATTCCATTAACAACTCCCTGCAATCATATTCGTTGCATAATGACGCGCTTCGCTATCAAGCTGCAAAATAATATCTAGGTCATTAATTTTTAGCTGTTTATGACTC
This region of Pseudoalteromonas spongiae UST010723-006 genomic DNA includes:
- the rseP gene encoding sigma E protease regulator RseP produces the protein MEFLWNLLSFILVIGIIVVVHEYGHFWVARRCGVKVLRFSIGFGKPLFKWHDKLGTEYVVAAIPLGGYVKMLDERVEEVASDERHLAFNNKSVYQRIAVVAAGPMANFIFAIIVSAIMFMVGVRSLLPVIGEVVPGSLAEQARLQAGQQITAINDKDVYGWRETLLVLMENIGEQQVRVSVKDDNIGYQQTYLDLSNWQLKDDGNPIVDIGIKPFRPAETMRLGHVQKGSPAEFGGLQVDDEIHLVNGEAMPSWQAFVTRIQRSPNTPLLLTISRGNDKLNIEVTPGSKKSEQGLNQGYLGVIPFVENWPSWMISTQQYGVFDAIVLGVDKTIQLINVSFATVVNLITGQVSVANLSGPVGVAIGAGASTSSGIMPLLEFLVFVSVSIGFFNLLPLPILDGGHLMYYIIELIRKKPVSEKTQELGFRIGALILILLTCLALFNDFTRL